A part of Terriglobus roseus genomic DNA contains:
- a CDS encoding recombinase family protein, protein MPYFERVKDRFSGPFSPALIADRQKAGWQLVSIEWRRELPESETPHEPEHAEEIPYGLRLSDDCMRLEIDPYENAVLRQMMDLLSQDFSYSQIVSDLNEKGLRTRTNAPWDRVSLHKMMPRLIEVGPRLFAEDKRKRSLSR, encoded by the coding sequence ATGCCTTACTTTGAACGAGTCAAGGACAGGTTCTCCGGCCCCTTCAGCCCGGCTCTCATCGCCGACCGCCAGAAGGCCGGATGGCAGTTGGTTTCAATCGAGTGGCGTCGAGAACTTCCGGAATCGGAAACACCTCACGAACCGGAACACGCAGAAGAGATTCCTTACGGTCTCCGACTCTCCGACGATTGCATGCGTCTGGAGATCGACCCTTACGAGAATGCAGTCTTGAGGCAGATGATGGATCTGCTGAGCCAGGATTTCTCCTATTCCCAGATCGTCAGTGACCTCAACGAAAAAGGACTGCGCACTCGCACCAACGCTCCGTGGGATCGCGTGAGCTTACACAAAATGATGCCAAGACTGATAGAGGTCGGCCCCAGACTCTTTGCAGAAGACAAGCGAAAGCGCTCGCTCTCTCGGTGA
- a CDS encoding TIGR03435 family protein, translating to MNGMTGKGTAATLLLVACAICSLHGQVPQPAQPQQETTTPTAAPLAFETVSIKPAPPGSIPFIPAFIRDKTAPVYGLQTMAGAVWLTISWAYRLQISEAKAAFEKQPGWVKKQIYRVTFRVEGQPTNEQLREMFRTMLADRFALEIHEFTKEGAVNKVVLSKPGLLGPKIHPHTEGTNCSTQGDASVGKAPDPSTPSVTNCGFSWYYTSGGLLHVGITNTTVVDGVRALAGIGVPGLDTKPIVDGTGLTGKYDLTLEFRPDSGSPRVDPGADDGAPTLIQAVAQQLGVRLESGTGPVRIVLIDHISEPTPD from the coding sequence ATGAACGGTATGACAGGAAAAGGAACGGCAGCAACGCTGTTGCTCGTGGCATGCGCAATCTGCAGCCTCCATGGACAAGTGCCTCAGCCCGCTCAACCGCAGCAAGAAACAACAACTCCAACCGCAGCTCCGTTAGCCTTTGAGACGGTGTCGATAAAGCCCGCTCCTCCTGGCTCGATCCCATTCATCCCAGCATTTATCCGGGATAAGACGGCTCCAGTTTACGGGCTGCAAACGATGGCGGGAGCGGTCTGGCTGACGATCTCCTGGGCCTACCGATTGCAGATAAGTGAGGCCAAAGCAGCATTCGAAAAGCAGCCTGGTTGGGTGAAAAAGCAGATCTATAGAGTGACCTTTCGAGTTGAGGGCCAGCCCACGAACGAGCAACTGCGCGAGATGTTCCGGACTATGCTGGCAGATCGGTTCGCTCTAGAGATTCATGAGTTCACCAAAGAGGGCGCGGTGAATAAAGTTGTCCTGAGTAAGCCCGGCCTACTCGGACCGAAGATACATCCGCATACCGAGGGGACCAATTGTTCAACGCAAGGGGACGCTTCGGTGGGCAAAGCACCGGATCCTTCAACTCCATCAGTCACGAACTGCGGATTTAGTTGGTACTACACATCCGGAGGGCTGCTACACGTTGGTATAACGAACACGACCGTAGTTGACGGGGTCCGGGCTTTGGCAGGGATCGGGGTACCCGGTCTGGACACTAAGCCGATCGTAGACGGGACAGGACTGACCGGTAAGTACGATCTAACACTAGAGTTTCGACCCGATAGTGGAAGTCCTCGCGTCGATCCAGGCGCTGACGATGGCGCTCCAACATTGATTCAGGCAGTAGCGCAGCAGCTCGGAGTGCGATTAGAAAGCGGAACAGGACCAGTCAGGATCGTACTGATCGATCATATCTCTGAACCCACACCAGACTGA
- a CDS encoding LysR family transcriptional regulator, whose protein sequence is MELRHLRYFIAVAEEGSLLQAAERRLHTAQPSLSRQIRDLEMELGVKLLERKARGIELTAAGRVFLDHARLALMQIDVACEAARNTERPHKPGFSLGFLPGQEVIWLTEALRVLRDDASGADLTITTKSSPELANALMQGEIDVALLRRETKTVGLDFKFLTSEPLVAILPARHRLARHKAIRPEDICREDFISTARAAPVLKTVIEEYAARVGIKLKQIYDAETLSGGMSLVASTGGFTLLPSYVQNALIRSVVARPLHGEVPTIDLVMGYNKSNTSPLLKKFLQWADEHASRESNVVARPLNSAESTARVLRRGKPR, encoded by the coding sequence ATGGAACTTCGCCATCTGCGTTACTTCATTGCCGTAGCTGAAGAAGGAAGTCTCTTACAGGCCGCTGAAAGAAGACTGCATACCGCACAACCATCACTCAGTCGACAGATTCGCGACCTTGAAATGGAACTCGGCGTAAAGCTCCTCGAACGCAAAGCCAGAGGCATTGAACTCACCGCAGCAGGTCGAGTCTTCCTCGATCATGCAAGACTCGCACTCATGCAGATCGACGTTGCGTGCGAAGCTGCAAGAAACACGGAGCGACCTCACAAACCAGGCTTCAGCTTAGGCTTCCTTCCCGGTCAGGAAGTCATCTGGCTAACCGAAGCACTGCGTGTCTTGCGCGACGACGCATCCGGTGCCGACCTCACCATCACAACAAAATCATCACCCGAACTCGCGAATGCATTAATGCAGGGCGAAATCGATGTAGCCCTGCTACGCCGTGAAACAAAAACCGTAGGCCTCGATTTCAAATTCCTCACAAGCGAACCTTTGGTAGCCATCCTGCCTGCTCGCCATCGCCTCGCGCGGCACAAAGCAATCCGCCCGGAAGACATCTGTCGAGAAGACTTCATCAGCACAGCACGCGCCGCTCCCGTTCTCAAAACTGTCATCGAGGAATACGCCGCAAGAGTTGGCATCAAACTCAAGCAAATCTACGACGCCGAAACTCTCTCAGGCGGCATGTCGCTCGTAGCATCCACAGGCGGCTTCACCCTATTGCCGTCCTACGTACAAAATGCACTCATCCGGTCAGTAGTCGCGAGGCCTCTGCACGGCGAAGTCCCAACCATCGATCTCGTCATGGGATACAACAAGTCGAACACTTCCCCACTACTTAAAAAATTTCTTCAGTGGGCCGACGAACATGCCTCTCGCGAATCCAACGTCGTCGCACGTCCTCTAAACAGCGCGGAATCAACCGCCAGAGTTCTTCGCCGAGGAAAGCCCCGATAG
- a CDS encoding alpha/beta fold hydrolase encodes MSAQQKLAIVFCHGIWADGSCFSKVIPALQKDGHEVIAAQYGLDSYEGDVAAIKRTLNRVGSPVLLVGHSYGGATITAAGVDERVAGLVYISAVAPDAGETVQNQLDKYPSDIFSRVEVADGRAWLVPSGTEFFCGDLSAEEQKLVWATHYAPVADLFQQQKLDANGVAWRTKPSWFVLAKKDHTVHPDLQRWVSKRMGATVTEVESSHVPMLSMPDVVIDVIRKAAKSLEGK; translated from the coding sequence ATGTCAGCACAACAGAAACTCGCTATCGTTTTTTGTCACGGGATATGGGCCGATGGCTCGTGTTTCAGCAAGGTCATTCCTGCGTTGCAGAAGGATGGCCATGAAGTGATTGCAGCGCAGTATGGCCTGGATTCGTATGAAGGGGATGTGGCTGCGATCAAACGCACGCTGAATCGCGTGGGAAGCCCAGTTCTGCTTGTGGGGCATTCCTATGGTGGCGCTACGATTACGGCTGCCGGTGTGGATGAGCGTGTGGCGGGATTGGTTTATATCTCGGCTGTTGCACCGGATGCAGGTGAGACGGTGCAGAACCAATTGGACAAATATCCTTCAGACATTTTTTCGCGTGTGGAGGTGGCAGATGGGCGTGCATGGCTGGTCCCGAGCGGCACCGAGTTCTTTTGCGGAGACTTGTCCGCTGAAGAGCAGAAGCTGGTTTGGGCAACGCATTATGCGCCTGTTGCTGATTTGTTTCAGCAACAGAAGCTTGATGCCAACGGCGTTGCGTGGAGGACGAAGCCTAGCTGGTTTGTTCTGGCGAAGAAGGACCACACTGTGCATCCTGACCTGCAGCGGTGGGTGTCAAAGCGTATGGGCGCAACTGTGACGGAGGTGGAAAGCAGTCATGTGCCGATGCTCTCCATGCCTGATGTTGTCATTGATGTGATTCGCAAGGCTGCGAAATCACTGGAAGGGAAGTAA
- a CDS encoding VOC family protein has product MSDIQVGQNSFEMPPKEGLSIAHFLTVSDIERSARYYEKVFGARILTLGDGNAPCYLQLANIWMILNVGGGPTPDKPTVTLSTPDPDHINSFMNFRVADMQASYQLWKSRGADFLTEPIDKYGEIRCYIRDPDGYLIEVGQSHAGVMYG; this is encoded by the coding sequence ATGAGCGACATACAAGTCGGACAGAACAGTTTTGAAATGCCTCCCAAAGAAGGCCTCAGCATCGCGCATTTTCTCACCGTGAGTGACATTGAGCGATCCGCCCGTTACTACGAAAAAGTCTTCGGAGCTCGCATCCTTACACTCGGCGATGGCAACGCCCCCTGTTACCTTCAACTCGCAAATATCTGGATGATCCTGAACGTCGGCGGCGGCCCCACACCAGACAAACCCACCGTCACACTCAGCACACCTGACCCCGACCACATCAACAGCTTCATGAACTTCCGCGTAGCAGATATGCAGGCGTCGTATCAGCTATGGAAGAGCCGTGGAGCCGACTTTCTCACAGAACCCATCGACAAATACGGTGAGATACGTTGCTATATCCGCGACCCCGATGGCTACCTCATCGAAGTAGGCCAAAGCCATGCAGGCGTGATGTACGGCTAG
- a CDS encoding aldo/keto reductase, whose product MTDAEFRTTKLTLRDGSGLMPALGFGTLIPDLALTVSATRDALKAGFRHFDCAERYKNESQVGNALREGMTTLGLKREDIFVTTKLWNSNHRPERVRPAFEASLERLKLTHLDLYLIHTPYAFQPGDNQDPRDASGNVIYDTGITLLDTWKALENLVEQGRCNAIGLSDITLEKLAPLYDAATIKPAVVQVESHPYLPEDELLQFCKEKNIVLLAFAPLGHGARPGPLEDPVVTQIATRVGKTPAQVLLAWAIQRGTALLTTPKSADRAQENFNISPLPSEAIDEINRIETRERLNNVVNTGVPGFIPRNASA is encoded by the coding sequence GTGACCGACGCTGAATTTCGGACAACGAAATTAACCCTGCGCGATGGTAGCGGCCTCATGCCGGCTCTGGGCTTTGGCACTCTCATACCTGATTTAGCCCTCACCGTCAGCGCAACACGCGATGCGTTGAAAGCGGGCTTTCGACACTTCGATTGCGCTGAGCGCTACAAGAATGAAAGCCAGGTTGGCAATGCTCTGCGGGAAGGCATGACGACGCTTGGCCTCAAGCGAGAAGACATCTTCGTCACCACAAAACTCTGGAACAGTAATCATCGACCAGAACGCGTGCGCCCCGCATTTGAAGCCAGTCTTGAAAGGCTCAAGCTAACTCACCTCGATCTCTACCTCATCCACACGCCATACGCATTTCAGCCCGGCGACAATCAGGATCCGCGCGATGCTTCCGGCAATGTCATTTACGACACCGGCATCACCTTGCTCGACACGTGGAAAGCCCTTGAGAACCTCGTCGAACAAGGCAGATGCAACGCCATCGGTCTCTCAGACATCACGCTCGAAAAGCTAGCGCCTCTCTACGACGCAGCAACAATCAAGCCCGCAGTCGTACAGGTGGAATCGCATCCCTATCTACCGGAAGACGAACTCCTCCAGTTCTGCAAAGAGAAGAACATCGTGCTCCTCGCCTTCGCACCGTTAGGCCATGGAGCAAGGCCAGGCCCGCTTGAAGATCCGGTGGTTACGCAGATCGCCACACGCGTAGGCAAGACACCCGCGCAGGTCTTGCTCGCATGGGCCATTCAACGCGGCACAGCGTTGCTCACCACACCAAAATCTGCAGACCGCGCACAGGAGAACTTCAACATCTCTCCTCTTCCGTCGGAAGCCATCGACGAAATAAATCGCATCGAGACAAGAGAACGTCTCAACAACGTAGTCAACACTGGCGTTCCAGGATTCATTCCACGCAACGCCTCAGCATGA
- a CDS encoding outer membrane beta-barrel protein, giving the protein MMSGRTRTLHAGAIAFASVLMGGMYAQQPVEQPSQQPQIVSGTNDSKDNLPDAQTVIRGNFLQRLGRFYWADWRGKLPAGPTPARRAFDAPLDSPPYPAGDWSYGGSPTIGVPDTGVYPLMTALKLDNHRTKVYGWAKGTYNQSTSHDSNYPLTFASSPNTARLHQVVTFIERLPETVQNTHFDWGFHVTALYYGVDYRFTTTKGYLSGQLLADGRTYGYDPLMEYADLYFPVKDGLNIRVGRFLSLPGLDSPLAPNNYTMTRSLVYTAEPVTETGAVATLKLNKQWLVQLGMSAGHDVAPWSSDHKPSLIACLNYSTATNYDNVYVCANGINDGKYAYDNVQQYDAIWAHKFNAKWHMATEAWVMYERDVPNVANDVSNPVPPESGTLGAVCAPGMLRCFAPEYAIVSYLNREISPSLTVGFRSDLLNDKKGQRTGTATKYTENTLYVNRYFGSTFLAQSDLRFDHSWDKRGYNGGKARNQLVWGISLVYRY; this is encoded by the coding sequence ATGATGTCTGGCAGGACCCGGACGCTGCATGCCGGGGCGATTGCCTTTGCCAGCGTCTTGATGGGCGGAATGTATGCTCAGCAGCCCGTAGAGCAGCCTTCGCAACAGCCTCAGATAGTTTCTGGAACGAACGATTCCAAAGATAATTTGCCGGATGCGCAAACGGTGATTCGCGGGAATTTTCTGCAGCGCCTTGGTCGCTTTTATTGGGCGGATTGGCGCGGCAAATTGCCTGCTGGGCCAACGCCTGCTCGACGTGCTTTCGATGCGCCACTGGATAGTCCTCCGTATCCTGCAGGGGATTGGAGCTATGGTGGGTCGCCTACGATTGGCGTGCCGGATACGGGTGTGTATCCGCTGATGACTGCATTGAAGCTGGATAACCATCGCACCAAGGTTTATGGATGGGCGAAGGGCACTTATAACCAGAGCACCAGTCACGACAGCAACTATCCGTTGACGTTTGCGTCGTCACCGAACACCGCGCGTCTGCATCAGGTGGTGACGTTTATTGAACGGCTGCCGGAGACAGTGCAGAACACGCACTTTGACTGGGGATTCCACGTTACCGCGCTGTACTACGGTGTGGACTATCGCTTTACGACGACCAAGGGATATCTGAGTGGGCAGTTGTTGGCGGATGGTCGTACGTATGGCTATGACCCTTTGATGGAGTACGCGGATCTTTATTTTCCCGTGAAGGATGGCTTGAACATCCGTGTGGGGCGGTTTCTTTCTTTGCCAGGATTGGATTCGCCGCTGGCTCCGAACAACTACACGATGACGCGTTCACTTGTGTACACGGCTGAGCCTGTGACGGAGACGGGCGCAGTGGCTACGTTGAAGTTGAACAAGCAGTGGCTGGTGCAGTTGGGAATGTCTGCAGGGCATGATGTGGCACCGTGGTCGAGTGATCATAAGCCTTCGCTGATTGCGTGCTTGAACTATTCGACTGCAACGAATTATGACAACGTTTACGTCTGCGCGAATGGCATTAATGACGGCAAGTATGCGTATGACAACGTGCAGCAGTATGACGCGATATGGGCTCACAAGTTCAACGCGAAATGGCACATGGCAACTGAAGCGTGGGTGATGTACGAGCGCGATGTGCCGAATGTGGCGAATGATGTTTCGAATCCGGTGCCGCCGGAGAGCGGTACGTTGGGCGCTGTGTGCGCACCGGGGATGTTGCGTTGTTTTGCTCCTGAGTATGCAATCGTTAGCTATCTGAACCGTGAGATCAGCCCTTCGTTAACGGTTGGATTTCGTTCCGACCTGTTGAATGACAAGAAGGGGCAACGCACTGGTACTGCTACGAAGTACACGGAGAACACGCTGTATGTGAACCGGTATTTTGGCAGCACGTTCCTGGCGCAGTCGGATCTGCGATTTGACCATTCGTGGGATAAGCGCGGGTACAACGGCGGTAAGGCGCGGAACCAGTTGGTGTGGGGTATCAGCCTGGTGTATCGATACTGA
- the thiE gene encoding thiamine phosphate synthase → MPRLYAILDAESCARRGLALLETAKVWRDAGVTLMQYRDKVATDASVLENAALLRCVFEGVDATLILNDRVHLFAESGFDGVHVGQGDASVASVREVIGADAVLGISTHNPAQFADADLLSVSYVAVGPVFATSTKLDAEPVVGLDGVRLARSLTRKPLVAIGGITQANAASVLEAGADSVAVISGLLDGDVRGFVAAHR, encoded by the coding sequence TTGCCGCGTTTGTACGCGATTCTGGATGCGGAGAGTTGTGCGCGGCGTGGGCTTGCTTTGCTGGAGACGGCGAAGGTGTGGCGCGATGCGGGTGTGACGCTGATGCAGTATCGCGACAAGGTGGCGACTGATGCTTCGGTGTTGGAGAACGCTGCTCTACTTCGTTGTGTGTTTGAGGGAGTTGATGCGACGTTGATCCTGAATGATCGTGTGCATTTGTTTGCTGAGTCAGGGTTTGATGGCGTGCACGTGGGGCAGGGAGATGCCTCAGTCGCGTCTGTTCGTGAAGTGATTGGGGCGGATGCGGTGTTGGGTATCTCCACGCATAATCCTGCGCAGTTTGCGGACGCGGATTTGTTGTCTGTGTCTTATGTGGCGGTGGGGCCGGTGTTTGCTACGTCCACGAAACTGGATGCTGAGCCGGTTGTTGGGCTGGACGGTGTGCGTTTAGCTCGTTCGTTGACGCGGAAGCCGCTGGTGGCGATTGGCGGGATTACGCAGGCGAATGCGGCTTCAGTGCTTGAGGCGGGCGCGGATTCGGTTGCGGTGATTTCGGGGTTGCTGGATGGGGATGTTCGCGGCTTCGTTGCAGCACATCGCTAG
- a CDS encoding acetamidase/formamidase family protein, protein MKIASLLFLSVATIPALAQQPTVAGKWTLTLDTFGTPTTWGLTLEQKGDHITGNYAGDKLEGTIKDGKLIFHAKDPGGVGYEDVTATIAGDTITGTMVWAQNMTADHPTTHTFKAVREVPPSVASGSPQTHEFTPTVFRRQYSSAYEPVLKINPGDTLHTWTVDAGGNDPTGTPRSLGGNPQTGPFYVNGAMPGDTLVVHIRKLRLNRDWAMSTNGIVPRANTSGLAAKSQNKVDQVRWHLDLANNTATPEKPGPHMQHYSVPVRPMLGCVAVAPGDSSDPGIRTGDSGGFGGNMDFNEVTEGATVLLPVRVPGALLFFGDGHALQGDGETTGDALETSLDVTVQVEVLKGKRIPGVFVDTDTHIMAVGLDGSIDQAFADATETMSAYLEQEYKLTPQEFAMVLGTAAEYKISEAADRNAGVVLKMAKSKLATLTKPATP, encoded by the coding sequence ATGAAAATCGCCAGCCTTCTCTTCCTATCGGTTGCTACCATTCCCGCCCTGGCACAGCAACCGACTGTTGCTGGCAAGTGGACTCTCACTCTCGACACCTTCGGCACACCCACCACTTGGGGACTCACGCTGGAACAGAAGGGCGATCACATCACTGGCAACTACGCGGGGGACAAGCTCGAGGGCACTATCAAGGATGGCAAGCTCATCTTCCACGCCAAGGATCCTGGCGGCGTTGGCTACGAAGATGTGACCGCAACCATCGCTGGCGATACCATCACTGGCACCATGGTCTGGGCGCAGAACATGACCGCCGACCATCCCACCACGCATACGTTTAAAGCTGTCCGCGAAGTCCCGCCCAGCGTAGCCTCCGGCTCACCGCAGACACACGAGTTCACACCCACCGTCTTCCGTCGCCAATATTCCAGCGCATACGAACCAGTCCTCAAGATCAATCCCGGCGACACCCTGCACACATGGACCGTCGACGCAGGTGGCAACGACCCGACTGGCACACCGCGTTCGCTCGGTGGCAATCCCCAAACAGGGCCGTTCTACGTGAACGGCGCCATGCCGGGCGACACACTCGTCGTCCACATTCGCAAACTTCGCCTAAACCGCGACTGGGCCATGAGCACCAATGGCATCGTGCCTCGCGCCAACACATCTGGACTCGCGGCCAAATCGCAGAACAAGGTGGACCAAGTCCGCTGGCATCTCGATCTCGCCAACAACACCGCCACCCCGGAAAAGCCCGGGCCACACATGCAGCACTACAGCGTCCCGGTGCGCCCCATGCTCGGCTGCGTCGCCGTCGCGCCGGGTGACAGCTCGGACCCTGGCATCCGCACCGGCGACAGTGGCGGTTTCGGTGGCAACATGGATTTCAATGAAGTCACCGAAGGTGCAACCGTACTCCTGCCCGTCCGCGTTCCCGGTGCCCTGCTCTTCTTCGGCGACGGTCACGCACTTCAGGGCGACGGCGAAACCACCGGCGACGCCCTTGAAACCTCGCTCGACGTCACCGTTCAGGTCGAGGTTCTCAAGGGCAAGCGCATCCCCGGCGTCTTCGTAGACACCGACACGCACATCATGGCCGTAGGTCTCGATGGCTCCATCGACCAGGCCTTCGCCGACGCCACAGAGACCATGTCCGCTTACCTCGAGCAGGAATACAAACTCACCCCGCAGGAGTTCGCCATGGTCCTCGGCACAGCAGCTGAATACAAAATCAGCGAGGCCGCCGACCGCAACGCAGGCGTCGTTCTGAAGATGGCCAAGAGCAAACTCGCAACGCTTACCAAGCCGGCAACACCGTAA